The following are encoded together in the Lactuca sativa cultivar Salinas chromosome 1, Lsat_Salinas_v11, whole genome shotgun sequence genome:
- the LOC111879246 gene encoding uncharacterized protein LOC111879246, whose translation MKGIDSFTNKTQLLSKLSIPSTRSQKYRTRSSPLIVPRYHRVLAHIDGSDPPSKTDPTYENWTEIDAIILQWNYGTISDDLLTWVLEPDSTAYEASFKIQNIFLNNKGPRAAALEHEFTNLTLRAMSSLEAYCQRLKDLANVSKIWQVN comes from the exons ATGAAAGGCATCGATTCTTTT ACAAACAAGACCCAACTCCTGTCAAAGCTCTCCATCCCGTCTACACGGTCACAAAAATACAGAACAAGATCCTCACCCTTGATTGTACCAAGGTATCATAGAGTCCTTGCCCATATCGATGGTTCCGACCCCCCATCCAAGACTGACCCGACCTACGAAAACTGGACAGAGATTGATGCCATCATCCTCCAATGGAATTATGGAACGATTTCAGACGATCTCCTTACGTGGGTGCTTGAACCGGACTCCACAGCATATGAAGCCTCGTTCAAAATTCAAAATATCTTCCTCAACAACAAAGGACCTCGTGCTGCTGCTCTTGAACACGAGTTCACAAACCTTACCCTTCGAGCAATGTCATCCCTTGAAGCTTATTGCCAACGTCTCAAAGATCTTGCCAACGTCTCAAAGATCTGGCAAGTCAACTGA
- the LOC111879247 gene encoding F-box/FBD/LRR-repeat protein At1g13570 — translation MNVLTLPYVSLQEKLALPATPLAVTPGNSDGMFLLGEAINATRNLRIHQKDLFLLHILGFRDIVWSCFLPDLTTENHRVEVVTCAKEDIISSLPEHLIDLILERVPLEEAVRTSILSKKWRYRWTKMGALVFDEQFFNKYSKNGAFGRNGFIMIIYKVLILHKGHISKFLLDIPNINMFLDSFEEVDQWMLLLSRNGVKELILTNSSQCYKLPSYVFSCLELRKLELENCFFKPPDEFEGFVYLNDLELCNVDFGANLCGTEINLPQLKELSLFRCTNVYNFKIKATKLKNLIVFESPDSMVLHLLHNPCLMKVFMSFLKPIDEFVRDERKTLSIVLSNLPKIKSLYLDGLFFKVLIAEKLPKLLPCAISSLKHLCLLYYELSDLDQLHGALCLLRNSPNLESLSVRFVENEPQAIRYDVGPASDHLEAANCLDCTLEQLQTVEITYVEGSKPELLFIKLLLAHCPSLQKFTITTSGDLDAKKILDISKDVMRFPRASPKAEVVYLNSET, via the exons ATGAATGTACTTACACTTCCATACGTATCACTACAAGAAAAGTTAGCATTACCGGCGACGCCTTTAGCGGTGACACCAGGCAATAGCGACGGCAT GTTTTTGCTAGGGGAAGCCATTAATGCAACAAGAAACTTGAGGATACACCAAAAGGATCTTTTCCTTCTACACATTCTAGGATTTCGTGATATAG tttgGTCCTGTTTTCTTCCGGATCTAACAACAGAGAATCATAGAGTTGAGGTTGTAACTTGTGCTAAAGAAGATATAATCAGTAGCTTGCCTGAGCACttgatagacttaatcttagagcgggtcccacttgaagaggctGTAAGGACAAGCATTTTATCAAAAAAGTGGAGGTACAGATGGACCAAAATGGGGGCGCTGGTTTTTGATGAGCAATTCTTCAACAAATATTCAAAAAATGGAGCTTTTGGTCGTAATGGGTTTATAATGATCATATACAAAGTCTTGATCCTTCACAAGGGTCATATCTCGAAATTTCTTCTCGATATACCaaatataaatatgtttcttGATAGCTTTGAAGAAGTTGATCAATGGATGCTACTCTTATCAAGAAATGGTGTCAAGGAACTCATCCTAACTAATTCAAGTCAATGTTATAAACTTCCTTCTTATGTGTTTTCTTGTCTAGAATTGAGAAAGTTGGAACTGGAAAACTGTTTTTTCAAGCCACCAGATGAGTTTGAAGGATTTGTTTATCTCAATGATCTTGAGCTCTGTAACGTTGATTTTGGGGCTAATTTGTGTGGAACTGAGATCAACTTACCACAACTTAAGGAGTTGTCCCTGTTTAGGTGCACAAATGTTTACAATTTCAAAATCAAGGCTACAAAACTGAAGAATTTGATTGTCTTCGAATCTCCTGATTCCATGGTGCTTCACTTATTGCACAATCCATGCCTTATGAAGGTTTTTATGTCTTTTCTGAAACCTATAGATGAGTTTGTAAGAGATGAAAGAAAGACATTGTCCATTGTGTTAAGTAACTTACCCAAAATTAAATCGTTATATCTTGATGGTCTTTTCTTTAAG GTTTTGATTGCAGAAAAGCTTCCAAAATTGCTTCCATGtgcaattagtagtttaaagcaTCTGTGTTTGCTATATTATGAACTTTCTGATTTGGATCAACTTCATGGTGCTCTTTGTTTGCTTCGGAACTCGCCGAATTTAGAAAGTCTGTCTGTGAGATTTGTGGAGAAT GAACCTCAAGCCATTCGTTATGATGTGGGACCAGCTTCAGATCATTTAGAGGCTGCAAACTGCTTGGATTGTACATTGGAACAGTTACAAACTGTTGAGATAACATATGTAGAAGGATCGAAACCGGAACTGCTTTTTATAAAGCTTCTTCTTGCTCATTGCCCTTCTCTCCAGAAGTTTACCATCACAACAAGTGGAGATCTTGATGCTAAAAAAATACTTGACATCTCTAAGGATGTTATGCGCTTCCCTCGAGCATCACCAAAAGCAGAAGTGGTCTACTTGAACTCGGAGACATAA